AGGTGTTGAGCATGGAGGTGAGGGCGCTCTTCTCGGCGCTGTCGACGCTGAGGTTCCAGTACCACTTCACCTGGATCCAGGCGCGGGCGTACGTGCAGCGGAACGAGGAGAGGGGCGGCTGCCAGGTGGCCGGGTCCTGGTCGCCCTTGGCCTGGTTGACGTTGTCGGTGACGGCCCACAGTTCGGGGCCGCCGAGGTCGTTGGCGTACGCCTGGCGGGAGGAGGTGGACCAGGCGTGGGCGCCGGAGGACCAGGCCTCGGCCAGCGGGACCATGTGGTCGATGTCGACGTCGGACGCCGCGTGCCAGGTGGCCCCGTCGAACGGGGAGTACCAGGAGCCGGAGATCGCGGCGCACGAGGAGTCGGTGACGACGTTGACGCCGTCGCGCTTGAGGACGGTCTCGCGGGTGTTGCAGCTCCCCGAGATGGTGATCCAGTGCGGGAACAGCGACCGGTCGTACGAGGAGTGGTTGGACTCGGCCCGTACCGTCAGGGCGGCGAGGCGGGAGGCGGCGGTGGAGGCGGACGGGATGTTGGGGGGCGTCGCGGACGCGGTGGGGGCCAGGGCGATGGTGAGCAGGACGGCCAGGGCGGCCGCCGACAGCAATCGGCGCATCGGGCCGGGGACCCTTCTGCCGCCAGCCCCGGTCGAGGAGGGGGGCTCCACGAGCGGGCCGGGGGAAGCGGCAGACCGAACATCGGCCGGCGCGATGACACGGAGGATAAATCGGTATTAACTACCGTGAATCAGCACCAATCACCCACATACCCGATGGTCAGGAGCAGATGGCGGCCGGATGAGGCCGCCGGGTATCGCCGGACCACGAAGGGCTTCATACTCGTCGGGATTCGCCTGGGCCATGGCGGCCGAGGCTCGTGACCGGAGCCGGCCCGCCGGCCGACGGCGCCCGGTCCACGGCACGCCGTGGCGTCGCTTCGTCGCGATGCCTCCGACCGGCGGCGCCGTTCCGGAACCCGTCCCATGGTCCCCCCTCGAGAAGGTCGGCGTCTGTCCGCCATTCCGGAAACGGCATGATCTCTCCAAGATCATTCGAGGAGGATGAGCGGGTGACGTTCATGGTGGAGGGCCCCGGCTGGGCGAAGGAGGGGCTCGAACACGCGTCGGGGCGGTACCCGCTGCGCGTTGAGGCTCCGGTTCTGCGGACGGTCGAGCTGCTCGTGCCGGGGATCTCCTCGGTCACCCGCTACGTGCGCTATTACGCCTTGTACGCGGCCTTGGCTGCGCACGCCGATGAACATGATCTCGACGCGGCGGCGTGCCGACGGCTGCTGCGGCGCGGCGAGGTCGTGCTGGCCGGGGTCTCGATCGTCCACGACGATCCGGACGGGTGGCCCGGCATGGCCCATGGTGTCGACCGGGTCAGGCCGCTGTTCGGCGACGATCTCGACCTCGGCCGAGTCGCGGACCTGGATGACGGGGACCGTTCGTACTCGCCGCGTGCGTGGGGGTTCTGGGAGCAGTACGGCGGCCCCAACGCGACCCTCGGAACGGTCACCGTCGACGGCGGTGCGCTGCGTCCGGCCGAACATCCCTGTCCCGCGGAGGTACGGGAGCTGTTCGCCCCACTGTGGCGGGCCGCCGACCAGGACCTCTTGGACGGGCCGCGGCTTGACGAGTTGGCGGCGCTCGCCATGCAGAGGGCAGAACCCCCTGAGGTGCCCTGGTTGCGCGGCCTCTTCACCGCGACCGTGGAAGGGCGTCACGATCCCGGTGGGTGGGCGGCCGATGACCGGCGTCGGCGGGCCGCGTTCAGGATGTTCGGGCGCGCCGTGGTGCTCCACGGCCACGACCTCGAGCAGGGGCCGGAGGAGTGGGTGCGGTCGGCGGTGGCCTTCGGCGACCAGATCGAGACCGACCCGGTGCTGAGGGACCTCGACCACGTCCTGGCCTGGCGCGGCCTCATGCTGCGCAACTACTCGGTCAGCGCCTGGAGACGCCTGTGGGCGGGGCTGGTCGGGTCGATGGGGCCGGAGGACGGGTCGACCGACCGCGACCGGGACGAGCTTCGCGCGTGGCTGGCCGACAAGATGCCGGCCGGGTCCCTGCGGGCCTTCCTCGACGAGCTGCCGGACACCATGGACGGCGGGCATCCGACACCGTTGGAACGGGAGATCCTCGCGAACGCGGACCCGAAGGACCCCTTGGTCGACGTCCGCCTGCTGCTGGTGGGCGGGCGTCGCGCCACCGAGCTGGTGGGCGAGGAGCGCACCACGTTCCTCGGGACGCGGCACGACATCCTCAACCCGCTGTGGGTGGATCGGCTGATCCATGACTTCACCGACCGGCCCATGACCGACCTGGCGGTGCGGTTGGTGGACGACATGCTGGCGCAGGCCCGCCGGGTCGCGTTGGCCAAGATGCGTCCCGACCGAAACGGGCGGATGAAGGTGTTCTCCCGGGTGCACGAGCGCGCCGGCCGGTTCTACAAGACCGGCGACGAGGGCGACGGGGACATCGGGCTGCGGATCCTGCAGCTCGCGGACTTCGCCCACCAGCTCGGCCTCGTCACCGTGACCTCGCACGGGACGGCGGCGGTCACCCCGCTCGGCGTGGACCTGCTGGAGGTGGGCCCATGACAT
The DNA window shown above is from Thermomonospora umbrina and carries:
- a CDS encoding HNH endonuclease family protein — translated: MRRLLSAAALAVLLTIALAPTASATPPNIPSASTAASRLAALTVRAESNHSSYDRSLFPHWITISGSCNTRETVLKRDGVNVVTDSSCAAISGSWYSPFDGATWHAASDVDIDHMVPLAEAWSSGAHAWSTSSRQAYANDLGGPELWAVTDNVNQAKGDQDPATWQPPLSSFRCTYARAWIQVKWYWNLSVDSAEKSALTSMLNTC